From Chryseobacterium salivictor, a single genomic window includes:
- a CDS encoding Lrp/AsnC family transcriptional regulator: MNYQLDEIDKKILDFLVENTRMPFTEIAKQMDVSAGTIHVRVKKMEDAGIILGSSLNIDYSKLDYHFTAFIGILLTKSNRTQEVLKELATIPNVIEASVISGKYNIFCKVKAKNTEDAKRIIYQIDDIQDVMRTESMISMEEHISDKNRLIRAVSI, encoded by the coding sequence ATGAATTATCAACTCGACGAAATAGACAAGAAAATTCTGGACTTTTTAGTTGAAAATACCAGAATGCCCTTTACAGAAATTGCAAAACAAATGGATGTTTCTGCAGGGACCATCCACGTACGTGTAAAAAAAATGGAAGACGCAGGAATTATCTTAGGCTCTTCACTGAACATTGATTACTCGAAATTAGATTACCACTTTACCGCTTTTATCGGAATCCTTTTGACCAAGTCAAACAGAACCCAGGAAGTTTTAAAAGAACTGGCCACCATTCCAAATGTTATAGAAGCAAGTGTAATTTCTGGGAAATACAATATCTTCTGCAAAGTAAAAGCAAAAAATACAGAGGATGCCAAAAGAATTATATATCAGATAGACGACATCCAGGATGTGATGAGAACGGAAAGTATGATTTCTATGGAAGAACATATCTCCGATAAAAATAGATTGATCCGGGCTGTTTCGATATAA
- a CDS encoding translocation/assembly module TamB domain-containing protein, translating to MANLENNNDKENKKSIAENIGDSVQKGVENVQDSVKETVKGAADLASDAINHPVETAKEFGEQAAKDVISYKWWAKLLLVMFWTFLFLVFSFIVIVSLPATKNWAAQKVIIKLNKDLNANMSFESVDVSYFGDIYIHNVAVKDYKNFQFLKAKEMYADSDWFSIISDSRNLQFQSLSLDELDLKVITYKGDSISNFIRFVDLFNGPAPAVPREPFQLKSRVYITNSKISIINQNTEGEAGKWLDAQNVNLVIPELTVLGSEVSAQINNMRFTTERWGKKHFVDTFSTEFSLKHDFLLLKDLTLNTDHSLLQGDVKFNLNDGSWQDFTNKVRWDLNLQQGSQISGYDISYFVTDWDNYKPINISGKMAGPLNKFTLNNFLIRNPQVNIKTKTMNVTHILQDNFQIETNTLSTDFTYKDLKAMMPTFISSKMKNFADDFGRIKYDGAARVTPKQVFVPNAKLITGIGQAKITNFYLEDYSTDLPKYRGFAEVNDLNSSVITKSKEVGLISGKFNVDGRSFDVNTMVLRTKSQISKIEITDKVINNVYLEGILDHKKYNGIINVNDDQAKATIKGLIDFSTSKLIADVNASVDYLNLNYFTGTKGTQAVSGVVNGKISMTNINDLTLDANLQNVKFAANNQKFTIPNADVKAFFENGNRIVSVDAPGAVKGKIDGKFNLGDLAGMVENGFGKILVGPPPRKLYRGQNFAMNFEVRQDLVNYFMPELHLPKGATVDGSYDGNSNNLILNVDAEVLKYVMTKKEEITEADKALAKANPAYKVNERDQISKDSAMIDQLTVRINTANLEEQIFAKINRIEYNQNILKDITLSGTNERNQVLHIAANFKLGSPEEEVKQELKEYTINLNQSTNSQGDFVFRFEPTTVKFNDIAWSVDTDPAFDHSITYRKKTGDFFIQNLRLYSDKSELFLKESIFKSAKDFSAEGEIRNVDVAKVFALIKNKNDMDVKGIANGTFDIKMNKNNLEPLINIAITDIFMNGNEMGKIEILTKNSPIPNVFDVDAKVISSGMLGDNNLHLTGTINNNTASPSLDLVARMNDFDLAFAQQFVEGVFSNIRGKASGDLRIAGQLNDMDYSGDIVLKKFGLKLDFTGVDYSFDDTVVSLSRGLAILNDIGVKDGRTNSRGTISGAIQFETLSSMGVNLVMRADNLLLLNTTQKDYDLFWGRVYGNGTIYVDGPVTGLNISTPEMRALNNSVFTFNSNSTSNVEEFKMLRFLKRDETGAVTTEKKKKSGANMNVDFNLEVDKGTTVNVLVGNDIGDITVRGNSERLRFTMSRTGAISMNGNYIVDNGTFVSKAILSRTFQIAKGSSIRWDGNAMAPQLDINATYLRTVTNAGQYLNLGTLQPINIVLSTKISQTLNNPKIELGVSAQDVSSSVKETLAQKMSNEDEKIIQFGSVLVLNSFNNTNSGFDVNIGNFAESSGYNMLFKQLGSVLNTISNEFQVDLNYLKGDASSNTGDRANASLSFALSPRTTVKTGLGIPISKSETASSDYLSGEGIVEYDWSKKNDGTRLLRAYSKPTNIGLNGTEAANAGANQSYGIGVVYSKSFNTIFKRKKNNKNQKPDLPENKIDSTKKKSEN from the coding sequence ATGGCAAATTTAGAGAATAATAACGATAAAGAAAACAAAAAATCAATTGCAGAAAACATTGGGGATTCTGTGCAGAAAGGCGTGGAAAATGTTCAGGATTCTGTAAAAGAAACAGTGAAAGGTGCAGCGGATCTTGCTTCTGATGCCATCAATCATCCTGTAGAAACGGCCAAGGAATTTGGTGAGCAAGCCGCAAAAGATGTTATAAGTTATAAATGGTGGGCAAAATTACTGCTCGTCATGTTTTGGACTTTTCTTTTTCTGGTTTTTTCTTTTATTGTCATTGTGAGTTTGCCTGCAACCAAAAACTGGGCAGCGCAAAAAGTAATTATCAAACTTAATAAAGATTTGAATGCGAACATGTCTTTTGAAAGTGTGGATGTGAGTTATTTTGGTGATATCTACATTCATAATGTGGCGGTGAAAGATTACAAAAACTTTCAGTTTTTAAAAGCAAAAGAAATGTATGCTGATTCCGACTGGTTTTCAATTATCAGTGACTCCCGGAATTTACAGTTTCAGTCCTTATCTTTAGATGAACTTGATCTTAAAGTAATTACTTACAAAGGTGACAGCATATCTAATTTTATCCGTTTTGTAGATTTATTTAATGGTCCCGCTCCTGCGGTGCCGAGAGAGCCTTTTCAATTAAAATCACGGGTTTATATTACCAACTCAAAAATTTCCATTATTAATCAAAATACAGAGGGTGAGGCTGGGAAATGGCTTGATGCCCAAAATGTAAATCTTGTGATTCCGGAACTAACGGTGCTTGGTTCAGAGGTTTCTGCCCAAATTAACAATATGCGGTTTACCACCGAAAGATGGGGTAAAAAACATTTTGTAGATACGTTTTCTACCGAGTTTTCTTTAAAACATGACTTTCTTTTACTCAAAGATTTAACGCTTAATACCGATCATTCCTTGCTTCAGGGTGATGTTAAATTTAATCTCAATGACGGATCCTGGCAAGATTTCACTAATAAAGTCCGGTGGGATTTGAATCTTCAGCAGGGTAGTCAGATCAGTGGTTATGATATCAGTTATTTTGTGACCGACTGGGATAATTATAAACCCATCAATATTTCCGGAAAAATGGCCGGCCCATTAAATAAATTTACGCTCAATAATTTCCTGATTAGAAATCCACAGGTCAATATTAAGACCAAAACAATGAACGTAACCCATATTTTGCAGGATAATTTTCAGATTGAAACCAATACGCTTTCTACCGATTTTACCTATAAAGATTTAAAGGCGATGATGCCCACTTTCATTTCTTCAAAGATGAAAAATTTCGCCGATGATTTTGGAAGAATAAAATATGACGGTGCAGCGCGGGTAACTCCCAAACAGGTTTTTGTTCCGAACGCAAAATTGATTACCGGAATCGGACAGGCAAAAATCACCAATTTTTATTTAGAAGATTACAGTACAGATTTACCAAAATACCGTGGTTTTGCTGAAGTCAATGATTTGAATTCTTCCGTCATTACCAAAAGTAAAGAAGTGGGTTTAATCAGTGGAAAGTTTAATGTTGATGGGAGAAGTTTTGATGTCAACACGATGGTTTTGAGAACAAAATCGCAGATCTCGAAAATTGAAATTACCGATAAAGTCATTAATAATGTTTATTTAGAAGGGATTCTCGATCATAAAAAATACAACGGAATCATTAATGTAAATGACGATCAGGCAAAAGCCACTATAAAAGGACTCATCGATTTCAGTACTTCAAAACTTATTGCCGATGTCAATGCGAGTGTGGATTATTTAAACCTCAATTATTTTACGGGTACAAAAGGAACTCAGGCTGTGAGCGGCGTGGTTAATGGAAAGATATCGATGACCAATATTAACGATTTAACTTTAGATGCTAATCTGCAAAATGTGAAGTTTGCGGCGAACAATCAAAAGTTTACGATTCCTAATGCCGACGTAAAAGCGTTTTTCGAAAATGGAAACCGGATTGTTTCTGTAGACGCACCGGGGGCGGTCAAAGGAAAGATCGATGGGAAATTTAATCTGGGCGATTTAGCCGGAATGGTTGAAAATGGTTTCGGGAAAATATTGGTAGGCCCGCCGCCGCGAAAATTATACCGTGGGCAAAACTTTGCGATGAATTTTGAAGTCAGACAGGATCTTGTCAATTATTTTATGCCTGAACTTCATCTCCCGAAAGGCGCGACTGTTGATGGTTCTTATGACGGCAATTCAAATAATTTAATTCTGAATGTAGATGCTGAGGTGTTGAAATATGTGATGACCAAAAAAGAAGAAATCACAGAGGCTGATAAAGCACTTGCCAAAGCAAATCCCGCATATAAGGTAAATGAAAGAGACCAGATTTCAAAAGACAGCGCGATGATTGATCAGTTGACGGTCAGAATAAACACAGCGAATTTAGAGGAACAGATTTTCGCAAAAATAAACCGGATAGAATACAATCAAAATATTCTGAAAGACATTACTTTAAGCGGTACCAATGAAAGGAATCAAGTCCTGCATATTGCGGCTAACTTTAAACTCGGTTCTCCCGAAGAGGAAGTGAAACAGGAACTGAAAGAATATACCATCAATCTTAACCAAAGTACCAACAGCCAGGGCGATTTTGTTTTCCGCTTCGAGCCCACTACGGTTAAATTTAATGATATTGCGTGGAGTGTAGATACCGATCCGGCCTTCGATCACTCGATTACTTACCGGAAAAAAACGGGTGATTTCTTTATTCAAAATCTAAGGCTTTATTCAGATAAAAGCGAGCTGTTTTTAAAAGAATCCATTTTTAAATCAGCGAAGGATTTCTCCGCAGAGGGCGAAATTCGGAATGTAGATGTCGCGAAAGTATTTGCTTTGATTAAGAACAAAAACGACATGGATGTCAAGGGAATTGCCAACGGCACATTTGATATTAAAATGAATAAAAATAATCTCGAGCCACTCATAAATATTGCCATTACAGACATTTTCATGAACGGTAATGAAATGGGGAAAATAGAGATTCTTACGAAAAACAGTCCCATTCCAAATGTATTTGATGTGGATGCGAAAGTGATATCCAGTGGGATGTTAGGAGATAATAATCTTCATTTAACAGGCACCATTAATAACAATACTGCTTCGCCATCACTTGATCTGGTGGCCAGAATGAATGATTTTGATCTGGCGTTTGCACAACAATTTGTAGAAGGAGTATTTTCTAATATTCGGGGGAAAGCTTCTGGTGATCTGCGCATTGCCGGGCAGCTCAATGATATGGATTATAGTGGGGATATCGTGCTGAAAAAATTCGGGTTGAAACTAGATTTTACGGGTGTTGATTATTCCTTTGACGATACCGTAGTTTCCTTATCAAGAGGCTTGGCTATTTTGAATGATATTGGGGTGAAGGACGGTAGAACCAATTCCCGCGGTACAATTTCCGGGGCGATTCAGTTTGAGACTTTATCTTCAATGGGAGTCAACTTAGTGATGCGTGCGGATAATCTTTTGTTGCTGAATACCACTCAAAAAGATTACGATTTATTTTGGGGAAGAGTTTATGGTAACGGAACTATCTATGTAGACGGACCTGTTACCGGACTAAATATTTCTACGCCCGAAATGCGTGCGCTTAACAATTCAGTCTTTACATTTAATTCCAATTCAACCTCCAATGTAGAAGAGTTTAAAATGCTGCGTTTTTTGAAAAGAGACGAGACCGGTGCGGTCACCACAGAAAAAAAGAAAAAATCCGGAGCCAATATGAATGTCGATTTCAACCTGGAAGTCGATAAAGGAACAACAGTAAATGTATTAGTAGGAAATGATATTGGTGATATAACGGTCCGGGGAAATTCCGAAAGGCTGCGGTTTACCATGAGCAGAACGGGAGCGATCTCGATGAACGGAAATTATATCGTGGATAATGGAACCTTTGTTTCCAAAGCAATCCTGAGCCGGACTTTTCAGATTGCGAAAGGAAGCTCCATCCGGTGGGACGGCAATGCGATGGCACCGCAATTAGACATTAATGCCACTTATCTGCGAACCGTAACCAACGCCGGACAATATCTGAATCTGGGAACTTTACAACCCATTAATATTGTGCTTTCTACAAAAATATCCCAAACGCTTAATAATCCGAAAATAGAACTTGGTGTCTCTGCACAGGATGTTTCCAGCAGTGTGAAAGAAACTCTTGCCCAAAAAATGAGTAACGAGGACGAAAAAATCATCCAGTTTGGGTCGGTTTTGGTTTTAAACAGTTTCAACAACACCAATTCAGGATTTGACGTTAACATCGGGAATTTTGCTGAAAGTTCCGGGTATAATATGTTATTTAAGCAGTTAGGTTCCGTTTTAAATACAATCAGTAATGAGTTTCAAGTCGATTTGAATTACCTGAAAGGTGACGCCTCCTCCAATACCGGAGACCGGGCCAACGCAAGTTTAAGTTTTGCCCTCTCGCCGAGAACGACTGTTAAAACCGGTTTAGGAATTCCTATTTCAAAATCCGAAACTGCAAGCAGTGATTATCTTTCCGGAGAAGGAATTGTAGAGTACGACTGGTCAAAGAAAAATGACGGCACCCGATTACTGCGTGCTTATTCAAAACCTACCAATATTGGACTCAACGGAACGGAGGCAGCCAATGCCGGCGCTAACCAAAGTTACGGAATAGGGGTGGTGTACAGTAAAAGTTTCAATACAATATTTAAAAGAAAGAAAAATAACAAAAATCAAAAGCCCGATTTGCCTGAAAATAAAATAGATTCTACTAAAAAGAAGTCTGAAAATTAA
- a CDS encoding chloride channel protein — protein MERKKIVTQHYFRLIVSSLTVGLASAILAFALKHSTEFFEHYFFDFIRHQYAPLFIILPSVGITAIYFLRKYLFKNRKNKGITEIYKTLDQRKDHLPLFKIPSHFVNGFLTVIFGGSTGVEVSTVVATATIGNYAYEKEFSARMYKRELICAGVVAGVAVLFTSPLAGFLFALEVIARKTRKSLVISCTVSALLSWLFIELFDSETILSVKAQNWNYEAIPFFLVLSILGGILSVYFTLLVTRMKKIFSTISNNFIRVNLGAIAVGTLIFFFPTLYGDSYHGLREILDQSLTVSSIPVLFLLAVAVLKPLASSLTLGAGGDGGVFAPSIVAGAFLGLMVAFIGNNYFGMNLIPVNFALLGAAVTLSASLYAPFTSVVLICNLLPDGYVLFVPILVCCFISHQFAKKLLPYNVYTYDFYLSSKI, from the coding sequence TTGGAAAGAAAAAAAATCGTCACCCAGCATTATTTCCGGCTCATCGTTTCATCATTAACGGTAGGATTGGCAAGTGCCATATTGGCTTTTGCTCTCAAACACAGCACCGAATTTTTCGAACATTATTTTTTTGATTTTATCCGTCATCAATATGCACCGCTCTTTATTATCTTACCGTCAGTCGGAATTACCGCCATCTACTTTTTAAGAAAATATCTTTTCAAAAACAGAAAGAATAAAGGAATCACAGAGATTTACAAAACACTTGATCAGCGGAAAGACCATCTGCCTCTATTTAAAATTCCGTCACATTTTGTGAATGGATTCCTGACTGTCATTTTCGGCGGTTCTACCGGAGTTGAAGTTTCTACGGTGGTTGCCACAGCGACTATTGGGAATTACGCTTACGAAAAAGAATTCTCGGCGCGGATGTATAAACGGGAATTAATCTGTGCGGGAGTGGTCGCGGGAGTTGCGGTTTTATTCACCAGCCCGCTTGCCGGATTTCTATTTGCGCTGGAAGTAATTGCGCGAAAAACAAGAAAGTCACTGGTTATTTCGTGCACCGTTTCAGCTTTGCTCAGCTGGTTATTTATTGAATTATTCGATTCTGAAACCATACTTTCTGTAAAAGCGCAGAACTGGAATTATGAAGCAATCCCTTTCTTTTTAGTTTTAAGTATTTTAGGCGGAATACTTTCTGTTTACTTTACGCTGTTGGTCACGAGAATGAAAAAGATTTTCAGCACTATTTCGAATAATTTTATTCGGGTGAATCTGGGAGCCATCGCGGTCGGAACATTGATTTTCTTTTTCCCCACTTTATATGGAGACAGTTATCACGGATTGCGGGAAATTCTGGATCAGTCCTTAACGGTTTCCAGCATCCCGGTTTTATTTCTTCTTGCGGTGGCGGTTCTGAAACCATTAGCTTCCTCCTTAACTTTGGGAGCTGGCGGAGACGGAGGCGTTTTCGCGCCCAGTATCGTAGCCGGTGCTTTTTTGGGATTAATGGTGGCCTTCATTGGAAACAATTATTTCGGGATGAATTTAATTCCGGTTAATTTTGCGCTGCTCGGTGCGGCGGTTACTTTATCGGCCTCTTTGTATGCCCCTTTTACTTCGGTGGTTTTAATCTGCAATCTTCTTCCGGACGGCTATGTTTTGTTTGTTCCTATTTTGGTTTGCTGCTTTATTTCTCATCAGTTTGCGAAAAAACTTCTTCCGTATAATGTTTATACGTACGACTTTTATCTGAGTTCGAAAATTTAG
- a CDS encoding LysR family transcriptional regulator translates to MFDYRLKVFHTVANRLSFTKAANELSISQPAVTRHIKEIENQLNTKLFNRNGTSIQLTASGKILLSYAEKIRNLSRDLEFDISQLNKHAKGKLKIGASTTIAQYILPEILAKFHSYYKEIDIELVTRNSEDISTLLKNGQIDLGIVEGASQSSFFDYQIFKPDEIVLVCKAGHPLANKTLKLNDLYTIDWIFREQGSGTQEFIQNQLQQNGIDLKLLTTVMQLGSSESIKNYLLHSEAMAFLSVSTVLQELKNEQLSIIDIKNFTIERNFHFITLKGEQSELIHLFLKFISYN, encoded by the coding sequence ATGTTTGATTACCGACTGAAAGTTTTTCACACCGTTGCGAACCGCCTGAGCTTTACAAAAGCCGCAAATGAACTGAGCATTTCGCAACCCGCGGTGACCAGACATATCAAAGAAATAGAAAATCAACTGAACACGAAATTATTCAACCGAAACGGCACTTCGATTCAGCTGACCGCAAGCGGTAAGATTTTGCTGTCCTACGCCGAAAAAATCCGAAACCTTTCCCGTGACCTGGAATTTGATATTTCTCAACTTAACAAACACGCAAAAGGCAAACTGAAAATCGGCGCGAGCACCACGATTGCACAATATATTTTACCGGAAATTCTGGCAAAATTCCATTCCTATTATAAAGAAATCGACATCGAACTGGTGACGCGCAATTCCGAAGACATTTCGACTTTGCTGAAAAACGGGCAGATCGATTTGGGTATCGTAGAAGGTGCTTCGCAGTCTTCTTTTTTTGATTATCAGATTTTCAAACCAGATGAAATTGTACTGGTTTGTAAAGCCGGTCACCCTTTGGCAAATAAAACGTTGAAACTGAATGATCTCTATACAATCGATTGGATATTTCGCGAGCAAGGTTCGGGAACACAGGAGTTCATTCAAAATCAGCTGCAACAAAACGGGATCGACCTCAAACTTTTAACAACGGTGATGCAGTTGGGAAGCAGCGAAAGCATTAAAAATTATTTGCTGCATTCTGAAGCGATGGCGTTTCTTTCCGTCAGCACGGTTTTGCAGGAACTTAAAAATGAGCAACTCAGTATCATCGATATTAAGAACTTCACTATTGAAAGGAATTTTCACTTTATCACGCTGAAAGGCGAACAGTCAGAACTCATCCATCTCTTTCTAAAATTCATTAGTTATAATTAA
- the ric gene encoding iron-sulfur cluster repair di-iron protein — protein MLTKEKTIGELVAEDFRAAQIFRKYKIDFCCKGNRTVEEACENKKYRAEDIYNELANVANLKSGDIDFNSWPLDLLADYVEKTHHRYVEENSTVLIQYLNKLCKVHGDRHPELFEIAKLFTESAHELAAHMKKEELILFPFIKKMVNAKQTGEPLASPNFGTVESPVAMMKHEHTVEGERFVKIADLTNNYQFPADACGTYQVTYKMLEDFEKDLHTHIHLENNILFPKAIALEKTF, from the coding sequence ATGTTAACGAAAGAAAAAACCATCGGCGAACTGGTAGCAGAAGATTTCAGAGCAGCACAGATATTCCGCAAATATAAAATCGATTTTTGCTGCAAAGGAAACCGAACCGTAGAAGAAGCGTGCGAGAACAAAAAATACCGGGCAGAAGATATTTATAATGAATTGGCAAATGTTGCAAATCTAAAATCGGGCGATATCGATTTTAATTCCTGGCCACTGGATTTATTGGCAGATTATGTGGAGAAAACCCATCACCGTTATGTAGAAGAAAACTCCACCGTACTCATTCAATATTTAAATAAACTGTGCAAAGTTCATGGCGACAGACATCCGGAATTATTTGAAATCGCAAAATTATTCACAGAAAGCGCTCACGAATTGGCAGCACACATGAAAAAAGAAGAATTAATTCTTTTCCCTTTCATTAAAAAAATGGTGAACGCAAAACAAACAGGCGAACCGCTGGCAAGTCCCAATTTTGGAACCGTAGAAAGTCCCGTGGCGATGATGAAACATGAGCATACCGTAGAAGGTGAGCGGTTTGTGAAAATTGCGGACTTAACCAATAATTATCAATTCCCCGCAGATGCCTGTGGAACGTATCAGGTCACTTATAAAATGCTTGAGGATTTTGAAAAAGATCTGCATACCCACATTCATTTAGAAAACAATATTCTTTTTCCAAAAGCAATCGCTTTAGAGAAAACATTCTAA
- a CDS encoding hypervirulence associated TUDOR domain-containing protein, which yields MKTKFKIGDKVSWNSEAGRVSGTVIKVHTKDFDYKGYTHHATEDDPQYEIKSSKTDHIAAHKGAALTKE from the coding sequence ATGAAAACAAAATTTAAAATCGGAGATAAAGTCAGTTGGAATTCTGAAGCCGGAAGAGTTTCGGGAACTGTTATTAAAGTTCATACCAAAGATTTTGATTACAAAGGTTATACGCATCATGCCACAGAAGACGATCCGCAATATGAAATCAAAAGCAGCAAAACCGATCATATCGCGGCACACAAAGGTGCTGCGCTGACGAAAGAATAA
- a CDS encoding RrF2 family transcriptional regulator produces MFSKACEYAIKATIYIAQQSNQERRANVKEVAKAVNAPEAFTAKILQQLCRENIVESIRGKQGGFIFPVERQKQIKIFDVVQLIDGDGIFTNCGLGLHKCSSENPCPVHDDFKEVRNGLVAMVQKYSFYDLAIKTETGLVWLK; encoded by the coding sequence ATGTTTTCCAAAGCCTGCGAATACGCGATCAAAGCAACGATTTATATTGCCCAGCAAAGCAATCAGGAGCGGCGTGCCAATGTAAAAGAAGTTGCCAAAGCAGTAAATGCACCCGAAGCTTTTACCGCTAAAATTCTGCAGCAACTTTGCCGTGAAAACATTGTGGAATCCATTCGCGGGAAGCAGGGTGGTTTTATTTTTCCGGTGGAACGGCAAAAACAAATCAAAATTTTCGATGTTGTTCAGTTGATCGACGGCGACGGAATTTTTACCAACTGCGGACTGGGACTGCATAAATGTTCCTCAGAAAATCCCTGTCCCGTTCACGACGATTTCAAAGAAGTACGGAATGGTTTGGTAGCCATGGTACAGAAATATTCTTTTTACGATTTGGCTATAAAAACCGAAACCGGTCTGGTTTGGCTGAAATAA
- a CDS encoding YeiH family protein, with protein sequence MKTINKVLLQKLLFFVLAIFCISPFASSPVALALGIAFTIIIGNPYEQYLHKYIHLLLQISIVGLGFGLKLDEALQAGKEGITLTVMSISTVMILGYFLGKLLKLEKPLSYLISVGTAICGGSAIAAVSPIIKPSTKQISLALAVVFTLNSVALFIYPALGHLLHMTQEQFGLWCAIGIHDTSSVVGAANKYGDIALKTATTVKLSRALWIIPMSLLTMVFFKTKGAKVKIPWFIGYFIAAIILNTYFPVFDGFSKVATVAAKSGLNLTLFFIGTTISVQTLKTISWKPLFLAIVLWVTVSVGSLLFILK encoded by the coding sequence ATGAAAACTATTAATAAAGTTCTTTTACAAAAACTCCTGTTTTTCGTTTTAGCCATTTTCTGTATCTCACCCTTCGCTTCTTCACCGGTTGCACTGGCTTTGGGAATCGCTTTTACCATTATTATCGGGAATCCTTATGAACAGTATCTTCACAAATACATTCATCTGTTACTGCAGATATCGATTGTAGGTTTAGGATTCGGACTCAAATTGGATGAAGCGCTGCAGGCCGGAAAAGAAGGAATCACTTTAACGGTGATGAGTATTTCTACGGTCATGATTCTCGGCTACTTTCTGGGAAAATTATTAAAATTAGAAAAACCTTTATCTTATTTAATTTCCGTGGGAACGGCTATTTGTGGCGGAAGTGCGATTGCTGCGGTTTCACCGATTATCAAACCGAGTACGAAACAAATATCATTGGCCCTGGCAGTTGTTTTCACGCTTAATTCGGTCGCGCTGTTTATTTATCCCGCACTCGGACATCTGCTTCACATGACTCAGGAACAGTTCGGATTATGGTGCGCGATTGGAATCCACGATACAAGTTCTGTCGTTGGGGCAGCCAATAAATATGGAGATATCGCTTTGAAAACCGCAACCACGGTAAAACTTTCAAGAGCTTTATGGATTATTCCGATGTCACTTTTAACGATGGTATTTTTTAAAACCAAAGGTGCAAAAGTGAAGATTCCCTGGTTTATCGGCTATTTCATCGCAGCGATTATCCTTAATACCTACTTCCCTGTTTTCGATGGTTTCAGCAAAGTTGCAACGGTCGCCGCAAAATCAGGATTGAATTTAACTTTATTTTTTATCGGTACTACCATCTCTGTTCAAACCCTGAAAACAATAAGTTGGAAACCTCTGTTTCTTGCCATTGTTCTTTGGGTGACCGTGAGTGTCGGAAGTTTACTTTTCATTTTAAAGTAA
- a CDS encoding DUF488 domain-containing protein — MKPPEKPTIYTIGHSTRSIEEFLELLLSFKIKVLADIRRLPGSRKYPQFNQDHLKKSLEENGIEYLYIENLGGRRKVSPTSKNILWNNKSFQAYADYMESESFENGDDELQKSALRKPTAMMCSEAVWWRCHRSMVSDYLKAKGWEVLHIMSVGIATEHPYTSPARVVGEKVFYSEKD, encoded by the coding sequence ATGAAACCACCGGAAAAACCAACTATTTATACCATTGGTCACTCCACCAGAAGTATTGAAGAATTTCTGGAACTGCTGCTTTCATTTAAAATTAAAGTTTTGGCGGACATCCGCAGATTACCCGGTTCCAGGAAATATCCGCAGTTTAATCAGGATCATTTGAAAAAATCACTGGAAGAAAACGGAATTGAATATCTATATATTGAAAATTTAGGCGGGCGGCGAAAAGTCTCGCCAACTTCGAAAAACATCCTCTGGAACAATAAGTCTTTTCAGGCTTACGCCGATTATATGGAAAGCGAATCCTTTGAAAACGGCGATGATGAATTACAAAAATCAGCTTTAAGAAAACCAACGGCAATGATGTGTTCAGAAGCGGTTTGGTGGCGCTGTCACCGTTCGATGGTTTCGGATTATCTGAAAGCGAAAGGTTGGGAAGTTCTGCATATTATGTCGGTCGGGATAGCGACGGAACATCCTTATACTTCTCCAGCAAGAGTTGTGGGCGAGAAGGTTTTTTATTCGGAAAAAGACTGA